From Bradyrhizobium symbiodeficiens, the proteins below share one genomic window:
- the lptB gene encoding LPS export ABC transporter ATP-binding protein, with protein sequence MVDLFSMFRRRPAKRGRPGFARQDITALGDGVGGLVPSPVRDKPPMARDQAIHAPDQFQGDYQGDYQAEAPRPQAVHPLRGSAKSNGAGGPQLLKRPGFLAVHSVEKSFGSRQVVRGVSIYVRRGEAVGLLGPNGAGKTTVFYMITGLIKADRGAIELDGHDVTKLPMYQRARLGIGYLPQEASIFRGLTVEQNIRAVLEVVEPSRKKREQQLDSLLDEFNITRLRKSPSIALSGGERRRVEIARALATRPNYMLLDEPFAGIDPIAVGDIQYLVRHLTNRGIGVLITDHNVRETLGLTDRAYIVYAGEILTEGSPDEIVADPDVRRLYLGEEFRL encoded by the coding sequence ATGGTCGATCTCTTCAGCATGTTCCGTCGGCGCCCCGCCAAGCGCGGCCGGCCAGGATTTGCGCGCCAGGACATCACCGCGCTCGGTGACGGCGTCGGCGGGCTCGTGCCCAGCCCTGTCAGGGATAAGCCGCCGATGGCCCGGGACCAGGCGATCCATGCGCCCGATCAGTTCCAGGGTGACTATCAAGGCGATTATCAAGCCGAGGCACCGCGTCCGCAGGCCGTCCACCCGCTGAGGGGCTCCGCCAAATCGAATGGCGCCGGCGGGCCGCAGCTCCTGAAGCGGCCGGGTTTCCTGGCTGTGCATAGCGTGGAAAAGTCCTTCGGCAGCCGCCAGGTGGTGCGCGGCGTCAGCATCTATGTGCGCCGCGGCGAAGCCGTTGGCCTGCTCGGTCCGAACGGCGCCGGCAAGACCACCGTGTTCTACATGATCACCGGCCTGATCAAGGCCGATCGCGGCGCCATCGAGCTCGACGGCCACGACGTCACCAAGCTGCCGATGTATCAGCGCGCGCGGCTCGGCATCGGCTATCTGCCGCAGGAGGCCTCGATCTTCCGCGGCCTCACCGTCGAGCAGAACATCCGCGCCGTGCTCGAAGTGGTGGAACCCTCGCGCAAGAAGCGCGAACAGCAGCTCGACTCGCTGCTCGACGAATTCAACATCACGCGGCTGCGCAAATCGCCGTCGATCGCGCTGTCAGGCGGCGAGCGGCGCCGTGTCGAGATTGCGCGCGCGCTGGCGACGCGTCCGAACTACATGCTGCTCGACGAGCCCTTCGCGGGCATCGATCCGATCGCGGTCGGCGACATCCAGTATCTGGTCCGCCATCTCACCAATCGCGGCATCGGCGTCCTCATCACCGACCACAATGTCCGCGAGACGCTCGGCCTCACCGATCGCGCCTACATCGTCTATGCCGGTGAAATCTTGACCGAGGGGAGCCCGGATGAGATCGTCGCCGATCCGGATGTGCGCCGCCTTTACCTTGGCGAGGAATTCCGCCTCTAG
- the rpoN gene encoding RNA polymerase factor sigma-54, producing MALTQRLEFRQSQSLVMTPQLMQAIKLLQLSNLDLTTFVEEELERNPLLERANDEAPAGEAPAESGQYGDNDDFGGSHSDEPGGGPGEAFEPGQEEWMSKDLGTRAEMEQTLDTGLDNVFSEEPAEAAARNAQDAAPTTYTEWGGGASGDEDYNLEAFVAAETTLGDHLAEQLSVAFTGPAQRMIGQYLIDLVDEAGYLPGDLGQAAERLGATQADVEGVLAVLQKFDPPGVCARNLSECLAIQLRELDRYDPAMQALVEHLDLLAKRDIVALRKICGVDDEDIADMIGEIRRLNPKPGMKFGSARLQTMVPDVYVRPGPDGGWHVELNSDTLPRVLVNQTYYSQLSKKIGKDGDKSYFTDALQNATWLVRALDQRARTILKVATEIVRQQDGFFTHGVAHLRPLNLKAVADAIQMHESTVSRVTANKYMATNRGTFELKYFFTASIASADGGEAHSAEAVRHHIKQLIDSEEPAAILSDDTIVERLRASGIDIARRTVAKYREAMRIPSSVQRRRDKQSALGNVLSTALSDRSRNTEPA from the coding sequence ATGGCGCTCACGCAGAGATTAGAGTTCCGTCAATCGCAGTCGCTGGTCATGACGCCGCAGCTGATGCAGGCGATCAAGCTGCTGCAATTGTCCAATCTCGATCTCACGACCTTCGTGGAAGAGGAACTCGAGCGGAATCCGCTGCTGGAGCGGGCCAATGACGAGGCCCCTGCGGGCGAGGCCCCGGCCGAGTCCGGCCAGTACGGCGATAACGACGATTTCGGTGGCAGCCACAGCGACGAGCCGGGCGGCGGTCCGGGCGAGGCGTTCGAGCCCGGCCAGGAAGAATGGATGAGCAAGGATCTCGGCACCCGCGCCGAGATGGAGCAGACCCTGGACACGGGCCTGGACAACGTCTTCTCCGAGGAGCCGGCCGAGGCCGCGGCACGGAACGCCCAGGACGCCGCGCCGACCACCTATACGGAATGGGGCGGCGGCGCCTCGGGTGACGAAGACTACAATCTCGAAGCCTTTGTCGCAGCCGAGACAACGCTCGGCGACCATCTCGCCGAGCAACTCTCGGTGGCCTTCACCGGCCCCGCCCAGCGCATGATCGGCCAGTACCTGATCGACCTCGTCGATGAGGCCGGCTATCTGCCGGGCGATCTCGGCCAGGCTGCCGAGCGTCTCGGCGCGACGCAAGCCGACGTCGAGGGCGTCCTTGCCGTGCTGCAAAAATTCGACCCGCCCGGCGTCTGCGCGCGCAATTTGAGCGAATGCCTGGCGATCCAGCTCCGCGAGCTCGACCGCTACGATCCCGCCATGCAGGCCCTGGTCGAGCATCTCGATCTCCTGGCCAAGCGCGACATCGTGGCGTTGCGCAAGATCTGCGGTGTCGACGACGAGGACATCGCCGACATGATCGGCGAGATCCGCCGCCTCAATCCCAAGCCCGGCATGAAGTTCGGCTCGGCGCGTCTGCAGACCATGGTGCCGGACGTCTATGTCCGCCCGGGTCCCGACGGCGGCTGGCACGTCGAGCTCAACAGCGACACCTTGCCGCGCGTGCTGGTCAACCAGACCTACTATTCCCAGCTGTCGAAGAAGATCGGCAAGGACGGCGACAAGTCCTATTTCACCGATGCGCTGCAGAACGCGACCTGGCTGGTCCGCGCGCTCGACCAGCGCGCCCGCACCATCCTGAAAGTCGCGACCGAGATCGTGCGCCAGCAGGACGGCTTCTTCACCCACGGCGTGGCGCATCTGAGACCGCTCAATCTGAAGGCCGTTGCCGACGCCATCCAGATGCACGAATCCACGGTGTCGCGCGTCACCGCCAACAAATACATGGCGACGAATCGCGGCACCTTCGAGCTGAAATATTTCTTCACGGCGTCGATCGCCTCGGCCGATGGCGGCGAGGCGCATTCAGCGGAAGCCGTGCGGCACCACATCAAGCAGCTGATCGATTCGGAGGAGCCCGCGGCAATCCTGTCGGACGACACCATCGTGGAACGCTTGCGCGCCTCGGGCATTGATATTGCCCGCCGCACGGTCGCGAAGTACCGCGAAGCCATGCGCATTCCTTCCTCGGTGCAACGCCGCCGCGACAAACAGAGCGCTCTTGGTAACGTTCTCTCGACCGCATTGTCCGATCGCTCCCGCAACACCGAACCGGCCTGA
- the hpf gene encoding ribosome hibernation-promoting factor, HPF/YfiA family — protein sequence MTLRISGKSISVGEALRGRVADRTDEVLRKYFDGNYSGHITLSKDGFGFRTDCALHLDSGISLEADSNAPDAYASADQALLMIEKRLRRYKSRLKDRSARKNHVASEALAGMDATSYVLEAPAEGEDEDEVTGYSPVIIAEATTALKPLSVSEAVMELDLSGAPCLVFQHGSSGRVNIIYRRADGNVGWIDPPGAKPDGEAGG from the coding sequence ATGACTCTGAGAATTTCGGGAAAGAGCATCAGCGTCGGCGAAGCCCTGCGCGGCCGCGTTGCCGACCGCACCGACGAGGTGCTTCGCAAATATTTCGACGGCAATTATTCCGGCCACATCACGCTGAGCAAGGACGGCTTCGGCTTCCGCACCGACTGTGCGCTGCACCTCGATTCGGGAATTTCGCTGGAAGCAGATTCAAACGCGCCGGACGCCTATGCCAGCGCCGATCAGGCGCTGCTGATGATCGAAAAGCGGCTGCGTCGCTACAAGAGCCGGCTCAAGGACCGTTCCGCGCGCAAGAACCACGTTGCTTCGGAAGCGCTCGCCGGGATGGATGCTACCAGCTACGTGCTGGAGGCCCCGGCAGAGGGTGAGGACGAGGACGAAGTCACCGGCTACAGCCCGGTGATCATCGCCGAGGCGACCACGGCGCTGAAGCCGCTGTCGGTCAGCGAAGCCGTCATGGAACTCGACCTCAGCGGGGCGCCCTGCCTGGTCTTTCAGCATGGCTCCAGCGGCCGGGTGAACATTATTTACCGCCGGGCTGACGGCAATGTCGGCTGGATCGACCCGCCTGGTGCGAAACCGGACGGCGAGGCGGGTGGTTAG